A single region of the Bacillus cereus genome encodes:
- the sucC gene encoding ADP-forming succinate--CoA ligase subunit beta: protein MNIHEYQGKAVLRSYGVSVPNGKVAFTVEEAVEAAKELGTEVCVVKAQIHAGGRGKAGGVKVAKNLEEVRTYAESILGTTLVTHQTGPEGKEVKRLLIEEGCDIKKEYYVGLVLDRATSQVVLMASEEGGTEIEEVAEKTPEKIFKEYIDPAVGLQGFQARRIAFNINIPKELVGQAVKFMMGLYSAFIEKDCSIAEINPLVTTGDGKVMALDAKLNFDSNALYRHKDILELRDLDEEDSKEIEASKYDLNYIPLDGNIGCMVNGAGLAMATMDIIKHYHGDPANFLDVGGGATAEKVTEAFKIILSDKNVKGIFVNIFGGIMKCDVIAEGVIEATKQVGLELPLVVRLEGTNVELGKKILNESGLNIVAAESMADGAQKIVSLVG from the coding sequence ATGAATATCCATGAGTACCAAGGTAAGGCAGTCCTTAGAAGCTATGGGGTTAGCGTTCCGAACGGGAAGGTTGCATTTACAGTAGAAGAAGCTGTAGAAGCAGCTAAAGAATTAGGAACGGAAGTATGTGTAGTTAAAGCGCAAATTCACGCTGGTGGACGCGGCAAAGCTGGCGGAGTAAAAGTTGCGAAAAATTTAGAAGAAGTTCGTACATATGCAGAAAGCATTTTAGGAACTACACTTGTGACGCATCAAACAGGTCCTGAAGGTAAGGAAGTAAAACGCTTACTTATCGAAGAAGGTTGCGATATTAAAAAAGAATATTATGTAGGTCTTGTGTTAGATCGTGCAACTTCTCAAGTTGTTTTAATGGCATCTGAAGAAGGTGGAACAGAAATTGAAGAAGTAGCAGAAAAAACACCTGAAAAAATCTTTAAAGAATATATTGATCCAGCAGTAGGTTTACAAGGTTTCCAAGCACGTCGAATCGCGTTTAACATCAATATTCCAAAAGAGCTTGTAGGACAAGCTGTGAAGTTTATGATGGGCTTATATAGTGCGTTTATCGAAAAAGATTGCTCTATCGCTGAGATTAATCCACTTGTTACAACAGGTGACGGTAAAGTTATGGCTTTAGATGCGAAATTAAACTTCGATTCTAATGCGTTATATCGCCATAAAGACATTTTAGAACTTCGTGATCTTGATGAAGAAGATTCAAAAGAAATTGAAGCTTCTAAATATGACTTAAACTACATTCCTTTAGATGGAAATATCGGTTGTATGGTTAATGGTGCAGGTTTAGCAATGGCTACAATGGATATCATTAAACATTACCATGGTGATCCAGCTAACTTCTTAGATGTTGGTGGCGGCGCGACAGCTGAAAAAGTTACAGAAGCATTCAAAATTATCCTTTCTGACAAAAATGTAAAAGGTATCTTCGTTAACATTTTTGGTGGCATTATGAAGTGTGATGTTATTGCAGAAGGTGTTATTGAAGCAACGAAGCAAGTGGGTCTTGAGTTACCTTTAGTTGTACGTCTTGAAGGTACAAACGTAGAGTTAGGTAAGAAGATTTTAAATGAGTCTGGCTTAAATATTGTTGCAGCAGAATCTATGGCAGACGGTGCACAAAAAATTGTTTCACTAGTGGGCTAA
- a CDS encoding ribonuclease HII has translation MQKMTIQEAECLLQEIINEEDERFQMLVKDERKGVQKLILKWYKQKELAHKEKEKFLEMSKYEHALREKGIMYIAGIDEVGRGPLAGPVVTAAVVLPEEFYVPGLNDSKKLSEAKRERFYDEIKEHAIAIGVGIVSPQIIDEINIYQATKQAMLDAVANLSCTPEYLLIDAMKLPTSIPQTSIIKGDAKSISISAASIIAKVTRDRMMKELGKKYPAYGFEQHMGYGTKQHLEAIESHGVLEEHRKSFAPIKGMI, from the coding sequence ATGCAAAAAATGACTATACAAGAAGCCGAATGTTTGCTACAAGAAATTATAAATGAAGAAGATGAGCGTTTTCAAATGTTAGTGAAAGACGAGAGAAAAGGTGTTCAAAAATTAATTTTGAAGTGGTATAAACAAAAAGAGTTAGCACACAAGGAAAAAGAAAAATTTCTAGAAATGTCTAAGTATGAACATGCTTTGCGTGAAAAAGGAATCATGTACATTGCTGGCATTGATGAAGTGGGACGAGGACCGTTAGCTGGACCTGTTGTGACGGCTGCTGTTGTCCTTCCAGAAGAGTTTTATGTTCCAGGGTTAAATGACTCGAAAAAGTTGAGTGAAGCGAAACGAGAGCGTTTTTATGATGAAATTAAAGAGCATGCAATTGCAATTGGAGTTGGAATTGTATCACCACAAATTATTGATGAAATCAATATTTATCAAGCAACGAAGCAAGCGATGTTAGATGCAGTTGCCAATTTATCATGTACACCAGAATATTTATTAATCGATGCGATGAAGTTGCCTACATCAATTCCGCAAACATCAATCATTAAAGGTGATGCGAAAAGTATATCTATTTCAGCTGCATCTATTATTGCGAAAGTGACAAGAGATCGTATGATGAAAGAGTTAGGTAAAAAGTATCCTGCATATGGATTTGAACAACATATGGGATATGGGACGAAACAGCATTTAGAAGCGATTGAATCACATGGAGTGTTAGAGGAACATCGGAAATCATTTGCGCCAATTAAAGGTATGATTTAA
- the ylqF gene encoding ribosome biogenesis GTPase YlqF — MAIQWFPGHMAKARRQVTEKLKLIDVVIELVDARLPLSSRNPMIDEIITHKPRLVVLNKADMADDRLTKQWIAYFKEKGHKAISINAQAGQGMKEIAAACKILVKEKFDKMVAKGIRPRAIRALIVGIPNVGKSTLINKLAKKNIAKTGDRPGVTTAQQWIKVGKEMELLDTPGILWPKFEDQLVGLRLATTGAIKDSILNLQDVAVYALRFMEKHYPERLKERYNLNDIPEDIVELFDAIGKNRGCLMGGGMIDYDKTSELVLRELRGGKLGKMTFETPEEYAEQVEDVEKVEEV; from the coding sequence ATGGCAATTCAATGGTTCCCAGGACATATGGCAAAGGCTAGACGCCAAGTAACAGAAAAATTAAAGTTAATCGATGTTGTAATTGAGCTTGTAGATGCTCGATTACCTTTATCTTCTCGAAATCCGATGATTGATGAAATTATTACACATAAACCGAGACTGGTTGTTTTAAATAAGGCAGATATGGCAGACGATCGTTTAACGAAACAATGGATCGCGTATTTTAAAGAAAAGGGCCATAAGGCAATTTCAATTAACGCGCAAGCTGGACAAGGTATGAAAGAAATTGCAGCAGCTTGTAAAATACTTGTTAAAGAAAAATTTGATAAAATGGTTGCTAAAGGTATTAGACCGAGAGCGATTCGTGCTTTAATTGTAGGTATTCCAAATGTTGGTAAATCTACTTTGATTAATAAATTAGCGAAGAAGAATATCGCAAAAACAGGAGATCGTCCTGGAGTAACTACGGCTCAGCAGTGGATTAAAGTTGGAAAAGAAATGGAGTTACTTGATACACCGGGTATTTTGTGGCCTAAATTTGAAGATCAATTAGTTGGTTTACGTCTAGCTACGACTGGTGCAATTAAAGACTCTATTTTAAATCTACAAGATGTAGCTGTTTATGCATTACGTTTTATGGAGAAACATTATCCAGAACGATTAAAAGAGCGATATAATTTAAATGACATTCCAGAAGATATTGTGGAGTTATTTGATGCAATCGGAAAAAACAGAGGTTGCCTAATGGGCGGCGGCATGATTGACTATGATAAAACATCTGAACTTGTACTTCGTGAGCTTCGTGGTGGTAAACTTGGAAAAATGACGTTTGAAACACCAGAAGAGTATGCAGAGCAGGTAGAAGATGTGGAAAAAGTAGAAGAAGTATAA
- the lepB gene encoding signal peptidase I: MKKEKSSLWEWIKAILIAIVLAGVIRQFFFAPILVDGVSMSPTLHDRDRMIVNKIGYHIGDPKRFDIIVFRATEEKDYIKRIIGLPGDEIEYRNDTLYVNGKAYEEPYLDKQKKQISDGPLTYDFTLEEMTGKKTVPEGQLFVLGDNRRFSKDSRTIGTISVDQVIGNANMLYWPLKDARIVK, encoded by the coding sequence ATGAAGAAAGAAAAGAGTTCACTTTGGGAATGGATCAAAGCAATTTTGATTGCTATTGTATTAGCGGGCGTTATTAGACAGTTTTTCTTTGCGCCAATTCTCGTAGATGGTGTATCGATGTCACCAACTTTACATGACCGTGATCGAATGATTGTTAATAAAATAGGTTATCACATAGGTGATCCGAAGCGCTTTGATATTATTGTATTTCGAGCGACGGAAGAAAAAGATTATATTAAGCGTATTATCGGCTTACCAGGCGATGAAATCGAATATCGTAATGATACGCTATACGTTAATGGAAAAGCTTATGAGGAGCCGTATTTAGACAAACAGAAAAAACAAATTTCTGACGGACCGCTTACATATGATTTTACTCTTGAAGAAATGACTGGAAAGAAAACTGTCCCAGAAGGTCAATTATTTGTTTTAGGTGATAATCGCCGTTTTAGTAAAGATAGCCGGACAATTGGTACCATTTCAGTGGACCAAGTAATTGGTAATGCAAATATGTTATATTGGCCGTTAAAAGACGCACGTATTGTGAAATAA
- the rplS gene encoding 50S ribosomal protein L19 gives MQQLIAEITKGQLKTDLPSFRPGDTLRVHVKVVEGTRERIQLFEGVVIKRRGGGISETFTVRKISYGVGVERTFPVHTPRIANIEVLRRGKVRRAKLYYLRNLRGKKARIKEIR, from the coding sequence ATGCAACAATTAATCGCAGAAATTACAAAAGGCCAATTAAAAACTGACCTTCCTTCATTCCGTCCTGGAGACACTTTACGTGTACACGTAAAAGTAGTTGAGGGAACTCGTGAAAGAATTCAGCTTTTCGAAGGTGTTGTAATCAAACGTCGTGGTGGCGGAATCAGTGAAACATTCACAGTTCGTAAGATTTCTTACGGCGTAGGTGTTGAGCGTACATTCCCAGTTCACACGCCAAGAATCGCGAACATCGAAGTACTTCGCCGTGGTAAAGTACGTCGTGCTAAGTTATACTACTTACGTAACCTTCGCGGTAAAAAAGCACGTATTAAAGAAATTCGATAA
- the trmD gene encoding tRNA (guanosine(37)-N1)-methyltransferase TrmD, which yields MKIDILTLFPDMFTGVFGSSILKKAQEKEAVELRVVNFRDYTTSKHNSVDDYPYGGGAGMVLTPQPIFDAVEELTKETDRKPRIVLMCPQGECFTQRKAEELAEEEHVIFVCGHYEGYDERIREHLVTDEISIGDYVLTGGELASMVITDSVVRLLPGVLGNQTSQVEDSFSTGLLEHPHYTRPADFRGMKVPDVLMSGNHKNIDEWRHKESLRRTYTRRPDLLEERELSKQEEKWLEQIKKDQ from the coding sequence ATGAAAATTGACATTTTAACATTGTTTCCAGATATGTTTACGGGTGTGTTTGGGTCTTCAATTTTAAAGAAAGCACAAGAAAAAGAAGCGGTAGAGCTTCGTGTTGTCAATTTCCGTGATTATACAACTAGTAAGCATAATAGTGTAGATGATTATCCGTATGGTGGGGGAGCTGGGATGGTATTAACTCCTCAGCCTATCTTTGATGCGGTGGAAGAGTTAACGAAGGAAACAGACCGTAAACCGAGAATCGTCTTAATGTGTCCACAAGGAGAGTGTTTTACGCAGAGGAAGGCAGAAGAGCTTGCTGAAGAAGAGCATGTTATTTTTGTATGTGGCCATTATGAAGGGTACGATGAACGAATTCGTGAACATCTTGTAACAGATGAGATTTCTATTGGTGATTACGTATTGACCGGTGGAGAATTAGCCTCAATGGTGATTACTGATAGTGTTGTACGTCTCCTGCCAGGAGTGCTAGGGAATCAAACGTCACAAGTGGAAGACTCTTTTAGCACAGGCTTGTTAGAACATCCACATTATACACGTCCTGCTGATTTTCGTGGTATGAAGGTACCGGATGTATTAATGTCAGGAAATCATAAAAACATTGATGAATGGCGCCATAAAGAATCCTTGCGTCGCACGTATACGCGTAGACCAGATTTACTAGAAGAGCGAGAATTATCTAAGCAGGAAGAGAAATGGCTGGAGCAAATTAAAAAAGACCAATAA
- the rimM gene encoding ribosome maturation factor RimM (Essential for efficient processing of 16S rRNA), with protein MTKWFNVGKIVNTHGVRGEIRVISRTDFPEERYKVGNTLYICNEKGTDYLPVKVNSHRQHKTFDLLTLEGYNNVDEVEKLKGSLIKVPEEQLGELAEGEYYYHEIIGCSVVTEEGEALGTIKEILSPGANDVWVIKRPKGQDLLIPYIDDVVLQVNIENKLVTIHVMEGLL; from the coding sequence ATGACAAAATGGTTTAACGTAGGGAAAATTGTAAATACTCATGGCGTAAGAGGAGAAATTCGTGTAATTTCTCGTACTGATTTTCCGGAAGAGCGATATAAAGTAGGAAACACGTTATACATATGTAATGAGAAAGGTACAGACTATCTTCCAGTGAAGGTAAATTCTCATCGTCAACATAAGACATTTGATTTATTAACATTGGAAGGCTACAACAATGTAGATGAAGTAGAGAAGTTGAAAGGTTCTTTAATAAAAGTACCAGAAGAGCAGTTAGGCGAACTAGCTGAAGGTGAATACTATTATCATGAAATTATTGGTTGCAGTGTTGTAACGGAAGAAGGAGAAGCGTTAGGAACGATCAAAGAGATCCTATCTCCTGGTGCGAATGATGTATGGGTGATTAAGCGTCCAAAAGGTCAAGATCTTTTAATTCCTTATATCGATGACGTTGTACTACAAGTTAACATTGAGAATAAATTAGTAACCATTCATGTAATGGAAGGGTTGCTATAA
- a CDS encoding KH domain-containing protein has translation MKKLVETIVKPLVDHPEDVKVTQELCNGEIKYRLTVHPEDVGKVIGKQGKVAKAIRMLLYSVGHHNDEKVTLEIQ, from the coding sequence ATGAAGAAGTTAGTCGAGACGATTGTCAAGCCTCTTGTCGATCATCCTGAAGATGTAAAAGTTACACAGGAACTTTGCAACGGAGAGATAAAGTATCGATTAACTGTACATCCTGAGGATGTTGGAAAAGTCATTGGAAAGCAAGGGAAGGTTGCGAAAGCAATTCGAATGCTCTTGTATTCAGTGGGACATCATAATGATGAAAAAGTAACACTGGAAATTCAATAA
- the rpsP gene encoding 30S ribosomal protein S16 has product MAVKIRLKRMGAKKTPFYRVVVADSCSPRDGRFIEEIGTYNPVAQPAEVKINEEAALKWLGNGAKPSDTVRNLFSNQGIMEKFHLSKQGK; this is encoded by the coding sequence ATGGCAGTTAAAATTCGTTTAAAACGTATGGGAGCTAAAAAAACTCCTTTCTATCGTGTAGTTGTTGCAGATTCTTGTTCTCCTCGTGACGGACGTTTCATTGAGGAAATCGGTACTTACAATCCGGTTGCTCAACCAGCTGAAGTTAAGATCAACGAAGAAGCAGCATTAAAATGGTTAGGAAACGGTGCTAAACCATCTGATACAGTTCGTAACCTATTCTCTAACCAAGGTATCATGGAGAAATTCCACTTATCTAAACAAGGTAAGTAA